The following proteins are encoded in a genomic region of Ictalurus punctatus breed USDA103 chromosome 15, Coco_2.0, whole genome shotgun sequence:
- the rnd1a gene encoding rho family GTPase 1a, with product MKERRISEPLEVRCKLVLVGDVQCGKTAMLQVLAKDCYPETYIPTVFENYTSGLEIEEQHIELSLWDTSGSPYYDNVRPLCYSDSDAVLLCFDISRPDTVDSSLKKWKTEIMDFCPNACILLVACKTDLRTDVCTLMELSTQKMAPISYEQGSSLAKQVGAEAYLECSAFTSEKSIDNVFRSAALACLDKLQPPIKPSPAHRKRLLHLPSKSELLSSSFSKERTKSCSVM from the exons ATGAAGGAGAGGAGAATAAGCGAGCCGCTGGAGGTCCGCTGTAAACTGGTGTTAGTGGGAGATGTTCAGTGCGGGAAAACGGCTATGTTACAAGTCTTGGCAAAGGACTGCTACCCCGAG ACGTACATCCCGACAGTGTTTGAAAACTACACGTCAGGCCTGGAAATAGAAGAGCAACACATTGAGCTCAGTCTGTGGGACACATCAG GTTCTCCGTATTACGATAACGTCAGGCCACTCTGCTATAGCGACTCTGATGCTGTGCTGCTCTGTTTCGACATCAGCCGACCTGACACTGTTGACAGCTCTCTGAAAAAG TGGAAGACAGAGATCATGGATTTCTGCCCCAACGCATGCATCCTACTGGTTGCCTGTAAGACAGACCTGCGCACTGACGTGTGCACACTGATGGAGCTGTCCACGCAAAAAATGGCCCCGATTTCTTACGAACAG GGGTCATCACTAGCAAAACAGGTGGGAGCCGAGGCATATCTGGAGTGTTCTGCGTTTACGTCAGAGAAAAGCATAGACAACGTGTTTCGCTCAGCAGCGCTGGCTTGTCTTGACAAACTTCAGCCACCTATCAAGCCAAGTCCCGCCCACCGGAAACGCCTCCTGCACCTGCCCAGCAAGAGTGAGCTTCTGAGCTCCTCCTTCAGCAAAGAGAGGACCAAGAGTTGTTCTGTCATGTGA